A part of Primulina eburnea isolate SZY01 chromosome 10, ASM2296580v1, whole genome shotgun sequence genomic DNA contains:
- the LOC140803057 gene encoding uncharacterized protein — MAKAPPVAVRWIPEDDLLLKNAVEGGASLEALAKGAVQFSRRFTLRELRDRWHSLLYDPDISGQSSAHMFELEISGFNPSSKFVRSDNNLKGNKEISQKRKLGSIRRKYYAMRKKFRSEFFSNSALSLFEPDPLEFSGHGADFQKRLTLDGNSMGQNCILGDSISDDLRLQEEDLDILRHAFPETVRDITAASDTTNVPRTLCPRSIEENCSKGMLGRYGFDKNVSPSLRGTGNNMLNANIENRNGSFTLKHCSRNENTENVSVEFEGLPFKTTKADNYSFQEIAFASEQPHLRHLRVQDISAPPMPGMCLQDVDQVSDDMLHDSANGQGNRSAVHTVEFADPDSLLNLSNESEILLMDVEEMHAEDQHCSSNITPVIQDSHIDYQENDVAVVNIEAVTVSETNFTLSPTANPVVLEATATSSPGAEQINPQSVVNVSSKSSDITELGNGQIFCTLNSEDTEIPCNDDIFLLIHPSASFGSSVTQPDLRSSVGASAAAHGKNYEQVFNLPTKSNDCMNAFGGLQKVGIHSSPESHSTHQLVGFSAKIQMNDSRTNTLLPVSAYKVNGDPGKGGLVHTISNTPSNRLTEKEVAGVAIRVRDSPSTVTFPESVDNSSGSDQEESLIDAEVPYFSDIEAMILEMDLDPYEQDSIITRQATSYMCDDTKKTIVRLEQGARSCLQRVMMSQGALAVLYGRHLRHYITKPEIVLGRSTEDANVDIDLRKEGRANKISRRQAIIKMEADGSFFLKNLGKSSMSVNGMIIETGQLLSLSCSCLIEIKGMSFMFEINERYVKQYLVNFGQKNKKSIKFEHLARR; from the exons ATGGCAAAAGCTCCTCCTGTTGCGGTTCGGTGGATTCCCGAAGATGATCTCTTATTGAAGAATGCAGTTGAG GGTGGTGCATCCTTGGAAGCACTCGCTAAAGGTGCAGTCCAATTTTCTCGCAGATTTACTTTACGAGAACTGCGTGACAGATGGCACTCTCTTCTCTATGATCCAGATATTTCAGGTCAATCATCTGCTCACATGTTTGAGCTTGAGATCTCTGGCTTCAACCCTTCATCAAAGTTTGTTAGATCTGATAATAACTTGAAAGGAAATAAAGAGATCTCACAGAAGAGGAAATTGGGCAGTATCCGAAGGAAATATTATGCCATGCGAAAAAAATTTCGTAGTGAATTTTTCAGTAACTCTGCTTTAAGTTTATTCGAACCTGATCCTCTTGAATTCAGTGGGCATGGTGCTGATTTTCAGAAGCGGCTGACACTTGATGGTAATTCTATGGGTCAAAATTGCATTCTTGGAGATAGTATTTCGGATGATTTGCGGCTACAGGAAGAAGACTTGGATATCCTACGGCATGCCTTTCCAGAAACGGTCAGGGATATTACTGCGGCTTCGGATACAACAAATGTACCTCGGACTCTCTGTCCACGTTCCATTGAAGAAAATTGTTCGAAGGGAATGCTCGGACGTTATGGATTTGATAAGAATGTTTCTCCATCATTACGAGGTACCGGAAACAATATGTTGAATGCAAATATTGAAAATAGAAACGGCTCGTTTACTCTCAAACATTGTTCAAGAAATGAAAATACTGAAAATGTTTCAGTTGAATTTGAGGGCTTACCATTTAAAACAACCAAGGCAGACAACTATTCTTTTCAAGAAATCGCTTTTGCATCTGAACAACCTCACTTACGTCACTTGAGAGTACAAGACATATCGGCTCCTCCCATGCCTGGCATGTGCCTGCAAGATGTGGATCAGGTTTCTGATGATATGCTTCATGATAGTGCTAATGGTCAGGGAAACAGATCTGCAGTGCACACAGTTGAATTTGCAGACCCAGATTCACTTTTGAACCTTTCAAACGAGAGTGAGATTCTCCTGATGGATGTGGAGGAAATGCATGCAGAGGATCAACATTGTTCTAGTAATATCACTCCAGTTATTCAGGATTCTCATATTGACTATCAGGAAAATGATGTTGCAGTAGTTAATATTGAGGCAGTAACAGTTTCAGAAACTAATTTTACACTTTCTCCAACTGCAAATCCTGTCGTATTGGAAGCCACTGCAACCTCTTCTCCTGGAGCAGAACAAATAAATCCGCAGTCAGTGGTTAATGTTTCCTCGAAGTCATCTGATATCACTGAACTCGGCAACGGCCAGATCTTCTGCACGTTGAACTCTGAGGATACGGAAATTCCGTGCAATGACGACATATTCTTACTAATCCATCCTTCCGCATCATTTGGTTCTTCTGTAACACAACCAGACCTCAGGAGTTCCGTAGGTGCATCTGCCGCAGCTCATGGGAAGAATTATGAACAAGTTTTTAATCTTCCAACTAAATCAAATGATTGCATGAATGCTTTTGGAGGACTTCAGAAGGTTGGGATACACAGCTCGCCAGAATCACATTCCACTCACCAACTTGTTGGCTTTTCAGCGAAAATTCAAATGAATGATTCTAGAACCAACACCCTACTTCCTGTGTCTGCCTACAAGGTCAACGGAGATCCCGGTAAAGGTGGGTTGGTGCACACAATTTCAAATACACCTAGCAATAGGTTGACAGAGAAAGAAGTTGCTGGAGTAGCTATTAGG GTGAGAGACAGCCCATCAACGGTGACATTTCCTGAATCAGTTGACAATTCCTCGGGGTCAGATCAGGAAGAATCACTGATTGATGCTGAAGTGCCTTATTTTTCTGACATAGAAGCTATG ATACTTGAGATGGACTTAGATCCATATGAGCAAGACTCCATCATTACTAGGCAAG CTACAAGTTATATGTGTGATGATACTAAGAAGACAATCGTTAGGTTGGAACAAGGTGCTCGTTCCTGTTTGCAAAGAGTAATGATGTCTCAAGGAGCTCTTGCTGTCTTATATGGCCGTCATCTGAGGCATTATATCACGAAGCCTGAG ATTGTGCTTGGAAGATCGACGGAGGATGCTAATGTTGATATTGACCTGAGGAAAGAAGGCCGAGCTAATAAAATATCTAGGCGGCAG